The genomic segment AAACTCTTTGACAAAACTGTGCCTACAGGTATAAAACACGGAACTGTTACTGTTATGATAAATGGAGATGGATACGAAGTTACAACTTACAGAATAGATGGTGAATACTTGGACAATAGAAGACCGGATGGTGTTACTTTTGTTTTAAATTTAAAAGAAGACTTATCAAGACGTGATTTCACTATAAATGCTTTAGCTTTTAATGAGGAAGATGGGCTTATAGATTATTTTGGTGGCACCGAAGATTTAGAGAATAAAATAATTAGAGCCGTAGGTGAGCCTAATAAAAGGTTTCAAGAAGATGCGCTAAGAATGCTTAGAGCTATTCGGTTTTCAGCCAGGTTAGATTTTGAAATAGAAGAAAAAACTTTAGAGGCTATAAAAGCAAATTCGTTACTTATATTAAATGTAAGTAATGAAAGAATTAGAGATGAATTATGCAAAATGATGGTATCTAATAATACTACTAAAGCTTTAAGATTACTTGAAGAGACTAAACTATTAGAGGTCATACTACCAGAGATTCAATTAGCTGTAGGGTTTAATCAGCAAAATCCTCATCATGATAAAGATATATTTGAACATACTTTGTCGGTTGTGGAAAAATGCCCACATTCACTTAATGTGAGAATAGCAGCATTATTACATGACATAGCTAAACCTTACTGTTTCACTATTGACAAAGATGGGATAGGTCATTTTTATGGACATGATAAAAAAGGTGTTATATTATCTGAGCAAATACTAGGGCGTCTTAGATTTGATAATCAAAGTATAAGTGAAATTAGTGTTTTAGTAAGGGAACATATGAATGTGCTTACAAAACCAACAGATGCATCTGTAAAACGTCTTATTAATAGAGTGGGTGTAGATTTAGTATGTGATCTCTTCGCCTTGCAAAGAGCGGATGCACTAGGTTCACGTTTTCCAGAAGTGAGATTAAAAGAAATTAATAAGGTAGAAGAAAAAACATTAGCTATCTTAGAATCTAAAGTTCCACTATCTATAAAAGAACTTGCAATAAACGGTGGAGATTTAATGAGTGAATTTTCTATTAAACCAGGAGAAAAAATAGGTGATATGCTTAGATTTCTTTTAGATAAAGTATTAGAAAATCCGCAATTGAATAGTAAAGAGAAACTTTTAGCTATAATTTATGATGAATATGTAAAGTGAAAAACTAAAATCGAAGACTACTCTTCTCCAATTTCTTCAAGTAAAGGTTCTTTACTTCCCTTATTTTTCATAGTTTTTAGAATCATAGGTATTAAATCCTTTATAGGAGTTCCTTCAATAGGTGAAATATCAAAATGTAATGCTCCATTTGCTTCAAAGAGTGTTAGAAGCTCTTGAATAGTATCTCCTTCGAATATAGATATGCATAATAGTATGAACTTTCTCTGGAAATGATTTCAGGTCGCACAGGGGAAAGTTATACGGATGCATTTTTTTTTATCCTAGGAGATTTCCTTTTGAGTTATTATGAAAATTTGGTATAAAACATTTACTTAGGCACAAAATAATACATGAGAGAAGGTGTAGTGTTTGAAAGCTAGTGAAATAATTACTGTACTAAATGAAAATGGTGAGAAAGTCGACTTAGAACTGATCGATGCTATTAAAATGGATGGAAATGAATATGTGATAGTTGGTCCTAAAGATTCGGATGAGGCATATGCTTACAAGTCAGTTGTAGTTAATGGAGAAACAGAATACTTGTCCATAGGACAGGGCCAAGAGTTTAAAAAAGTATTACAGAAGTTTAGCGAGCAGTAATACTGCGGTGGCAGAGGCAACATATTTAGAAGTATGTAGTAATAATAAGTAATTAGGAGGAGTATATATGAAGAGTCGTGAAGAAGCTAAGAAGGAAAATTTACGTGATTATATTAAGAAAGATACAAAAACACAAAATGGACATTCTAAAAATCAAATTATTCAAACCGTTGAAGAAAGCGCATATAACGAAAGTGTTTTTGAAACCAAAAAAAATGGATATTAGGTACATGAAAAAAAATAAATAATAAAAGATACATTAATAAAAAGAGCAGGTGTTTGTTATCTAAGCTATGATAGTATATAGTTTAAATAAAGGTTAGCTTGCTCTTTTTGTTATAATAACAAAATGTGATGTAAATAAAAAAATATCAATAATAGATAGAAAGGACTTAATATATGATAAAAATGTTTGAAGAATTTGAGAGGCATTTAATGGAAGATGATAAGCCGTCTATATATTTCGATAAAATAATAAATAATAAGATCATCTTTAATGAATATCCATATACATTGTTAAGTCGTTTAGTAGATATTCCCCAATCTCCACAGTATCACCCAGAAGGAAATGTATGGATTCACACAATGTTAGTTGTGGATAATGCAGCAAAAGTAAAGGAGAAAAGTGAATGTCCTAGAGCGTTTATGTGGGGGGCATTATTACATGATTTAGGGAAAGCACCTACTACAAAAATCAGGAAAGGAAAAATAACGTCTTATGACCATGACAAGGTTGGTGAAGATCTTAGCATAAAATTTCTTGAAGCGCTTACAGATGAGGTCGAATTAATTAATCAAGTTTCAGCTTTAGTTAGATGGCATATGCAAACTCTTTTTGTAAACAAAAAATTACCTTTTGGGGATATGAAAAACATGTCGCAAGAAATATCTTTTAAAGAAATTGCCTTATTATCACAGTGTGATAGACTTGGTAGAGGGGAAATCAGTGAGGATAAAGTTAAAGAGGAGAAAGAAAATATTAAATCTTTTATTCGCACTTGTGAAGAGTATTTATCGCGCTCAAAATAATTTACATAGATTAAGCACTAAATTACTTTGTGAGTTTAACGAGTATAGTATAAAAAGGATTTATTTTTATGGAAAAACCTATGATATACTAATAAAGTATGCAACAAATAAAATTCATTGAATTTACGAAGTTTGGAGATGATTACAGTGAGGTATGAAGGAACAGTATACAGACCACCAAGTGAGGCCTACAGTCTTATACTGCAAGTTACAATCGGATGTTCACATAATGCGTGCAGCTTTTGCAATATGTACAAAGATAAGAAGTTTAGAATACGTGATTTAAAAGATATTATGGTTGATTTACAGCATGCTAAATCAACATATAGGGTAGTTAAAAAGATATTTCTAGCAGATGGAGATGCTTTAGTTATTGAAACTAATAAATTGAAATTGATTTTATTAAAAATAAGAGAATTGTTCCCTCAGTGTGAAAGAGTAGGGATTTATGCTGCTCCTAGTGATATTTTGAGAAAATCTTTAGCGGATCTTAGGCAGCTTAAGGATCTTGGCGTTGGGATTGTGTATCTAGGTGTTGAATCTGGAAGTAATGAAATATTAAAAAGTATAAATAAGGGCGTAACTGCTGAGGAAATGATTATTGCAGGCTGCAAGGTTAAAGAAAGTGGGATAAAGTTATCCACTACCTTGATTTCAGGAATAGGTGGCACAGAAAAAATAAGTGAACATGCAATAGAATCGGCTAAACTTATAAGCGCTATAAACCCAGATTATGTAGGATTTTTAACTTTAATGTTAGAGAGGGGAACCCCTATATATGAGGATGTACAGAACGGGACTTTTCATATATTAACGCCAGAACAAATAATGTATGAGATGAGAGAGTTCCTTAAAAATGTAGAAGTTGCTAACTGTGTTTTCAGAAGCAATCATGCTTCAAATTATATGGCACTTTCTGGAACATTGCCACAAGATAAGAATCAGTTAGTGGGAGACATTGACCTTGTACTGAAAGGAAAATATAGGTATAGGCAAGAGGAATACAGAAGACTATAAAACGACTTTCCTCAGAATTTGGTAAAACAAAAAAGGGTGTGGATGTTATGAAGGAAAAAATCATTAGGCTACTTAAGGACAGTGGAAATAATTTTGTGTCTGGTCAAAAAATTAGTGAAGATTTAGGCGTTAGCCGTGCAGCTATTTGGAAACATATAAATATAATTAAAGAGGATGGCTACGAAGTTGAAGCAATTTCAAGAAAGGGTTATAGAATAATTTCCTCACCGGATATACTTACATTTGAGGAAATTAAAAATTTTTTAAGTACAAAATACATAGGTAGAAATATTATTCATTATGATTCTATAGGGTCAACTAACTCTAAAGCTAAAGAGCTTGCGGAGACAAAGCAAGATCACGGCACAGTTATAATAAGTGAAGAACAAACATTAGGACGTGGAAGGCTCGGACGAAATTGGGTATCTCCAAAGCACAAGGGCATATGGATGTCCATAATACTTAGACCAAATATTAACACAGAAAATATATCACAAATAACCCTACTTGGGGCAGCAGCAGTTCAAAAAGCTATTATGAAAATGGGAATTAAAACTAGTATTAAGTGGCCTAACGATATAGTATTTGATGGTAAAAAAGTATGTGGTATATTAACAGAAATGAGTGGTGAAGTAGATCATATTAATTATCTAGTTATGGGAATTGGTATAAATGTAAATTTGGAAAAAGAAGATATACCAATTGATCTAAAAGATGTGGCTACGTCTATAAAGCTTGCGAGTGGTAAATACATGGAGAGGAAGCTTTTGCTTGCCAACATATTAAACATTTTTGAGGAGCTATATAGTGATTTTGTCCAAAATGGAAATATAGAAGAAACTATACAGATTTGCAGAAAAAATTCCATGCTTATAGGTAAAGAAATCCAATTGATTAATAGAGGAAAAGTAACAACAGCTAAGGCAATAGATATAAGTGATCAAGGAGAATTAGTAATTGAAAATTACAAAGGGATAGTAGAATATATTGTTTCAGGAGAAGTTTCTATAAGAGGAATTTCCGGATATAGTAAATAAACTGATGTTTCATATGTTTAAGGGATAATGTAGGATAATTTCCTTTTGAAATGTTATTTAATCTATATTTTTATATAGACAGTATAGCTAGATTAACGGTATAATGTGGTTATTAAGGTTGAAAGGAGAATAGACATGGAAGAAAATAAAATTATAACAATGTTAGATGAAGATGGAGCAAAGGTTGATTTTGAATTAATCGAAATTATTGAGTTAGATGAAAATAAATATGCTTTATTAGCTCCTATAGGAGAAGAAGATGATGCTTTTGTCTATAAAATAGAAGTGGTTGATGGTAAAGAGCAATATATTGCAGTAGAAGATGAAGAAGAATTTGAAAGAGTTTTAGAAGAATATGATTCATCTTTTGAGGAATAAATAGTAGACCAATAACCCAATAAATCGGTAAGGTTTATTGGGTTTTTACTATAAATTTATAATTTTTTTAGATATTAAAAATTATTGTAGTAACTGGAGGAGGTGAAATTTTGAATTTAGTAGAAATTAATATGGAAGCACTTATAGAAACAATTTCGCATGTTGATGACAATTTAGGGAAAAGCTTTCTAGACACAGCTACTGGTGAGGTTATATATATTCCTACAGAAGTAAGTGTAGCATTAGAAAATGGGACTTTAAAAGAAGATACATTTGATAAGTGGTTAAAAGAATTTGTCATCACCGCTATACTTATTAGCGAAGATGAGGTTAATAGATATTTAAGCACTCCTCTAATAGATGAAGACTTTTATATAAGTGCAATGAAAAAATATGTTAATAGTATAATTAGTAATTCAGATTTAAAGCTAGAATTAAAAAGGGCACTAATAAGTGAAGAACCTATAAAAAGTTTTAAACATATTCTAATGGATAAACCAAATGCAACAGATGGATGGTATGAATATGAAGATAAATGCATAGAAGAATTTGTTAGAACATGGTTAATGTCAATTGGTATTGAATTAAAGTATTTAAATTAAAGCAACCTATTTGTTGGAGGTATATATATGTTAGTATATGAAGTAGCAATAAGGCTCGCGCTTGCAGTTTTAGTTGGTGGCTTAATTGGATATGAGAGAGAATATAAGAATAGACCAGCTGGTTTTAGAACTCATATATTAGTATGTCTAGGCGCGGCAGTTACCTCAATGATACAATTATATTCAATTCAAGAAACAACTAATATGATACTGCGGCACCCAGAACTCCAAAATGTCATGAAAGCAGATATTGGAAGACTTGGGGCGCAAGTTATATCGGGAGTAGGATTCTTAGGGGCAGGGACTATTATACATGAGAAGGGATCAGTAAAAGGACTTACTACTGCAGCAAGTTTATGGACTGTGGCATGTATTGGACTTGCAGTTGGTCAAGGTTATTATACTTTAAGTATATTATCAACTATATTTGTTTTTATAGTATTAGTATTTCTTAAGACTTTTGAAGCTAAGTTATTTAAAAACATTAATATTCTTAAAATAGAAATTCAATACGTTAACAAGAAAAACATGGTGGAAAAATTAGAACAGTACTTTGATGGTATGGGCATAAAAGTTAAAAATATAGATTTTTCAATTGATGAGGAAGATGAAAATCCAGATTACAGCACAACAAT from the Clostridium sp. CM027 genome contains:
- a CDS encoding CCA tRNA nucleotidyltransferase, producing the protein MIKDNTIFVGFMFIPNDVKVILDTLKNNGYESYIVGGSIRDSKIGTSMPKDYDVTTNALPQEVIKLFDKTVPTGIKHGTVTVMINGDGYEVTTYRIDGEYLDNRRPDGVTFVLNLKEDLSRRDFTINALAFNEEDGLIDYFGGTEDLENKIIRAVGEPNKRFQEDALRMLRAIRFSARLDFEIEEKTLEAIKANSLLILNVSNERIRDELCKMMVSNNTTKALRLLEETKLLEVILPEIQLAVGFNQQNPHHDKDIFEHTLSVVEKCPHSLNVRIAALLHDIAKPYCFTIDKDGIGHFYGHDKKGVILSEQILGRLRFDNQSISEISVLVREHMNVLTKPTDASVKRLINRVGVDLVCDLFALQRADALGSRFPEVRLKEINKVEEKTLAILESKVPLSIKELAINGGDLMSEFSIKPGEKIGDMLRFLLDKVLENPQLNSKEKLLAIIYDEYVK
- a CDS encoding DUF1292 domain-containing protein — protein: MKASEIITVLNENGEKVDLELIDAIKMDGNEYVIVGPKDSDEAYAYKSVVVNGETEYLSIGQGQEFKKVLQKFSEQ
- a CDS encoding HD domain-containing protein, which produces MIKMFEEFERHLMEDDKPSIYFDKIINNKIIFNEYPYTLLSRLVDIPQSPQYHPEGNVWIHTMLVVDNAAKVKEKSECPRAFMWGALLHDLGKAPTTKIRKGKITSYDHDKVGEDLSIKFLEALTDEVELINQVSALVRWHMQTLFVNKKLPFGDMKNMSQEISFKEIALLSQCDRLGRGEISEDKVKEEKENIKSFIRTCEEYLSRSK
- a CDS encoding radical SAM protein, translated to MRYEGTVYRPPSEAYSLILQVTIGCSHNACSFCNMYKDKKFRIRDLKDIMVDLQHAKSTYRVVKKIFLADGDALVIETNKLKLILLKIRELFPQCERVGIYAAPSDILRKSLADLRQLKDLGVGIVYLGVESGSNEILKSINKGVTAEEMIIAGCKVKESGIKLSTTLISGIGGTEKISEHAIESAKLISAINPDYVGFLTLMLERGTPIYEDVQNGTFHILTPEQIMYEMREFLKNVEVANCVFRSNHASNYMALSGTLPQDKNQLVGDIDLVLKGKYRYRQEEYRRL
- a CDS encoding biotin--[acetyl-CoA-carboxylase] ligase, producing MKEKIIRLLKDSGNNFVSGQKISEDLGVSRAAIWKHINIIKEDGYEVEAISRKGYRIISSPDILTFEEIKNFLSTKYIGRNIIHYDSIGSTNSKAKELAETKQDHGTVIISEEQTLGRGRLGRNWVSPKHKGIWMSIILRPNINTENISQITLLGAAAVQKAIMKMGIKTSIKWPNDIVFDGKKVCGILTEMSGEVDHINYLVMGIGINVNLEKEDIPIDLKDVATSIKLASGKYMERKLLLANILNIFEELYSDFVQNGNIEETIQICRKNSMLIGKEIQLINRGKVTTAKAIDISDQGELVIENYKGIVEYIVSGEVSIRGISGYSK
- a CDS encoding DUF1292 domain-containing protein → MEENKIITMLDEDGAKVDFELIEIIELDENKYALLAPIGEEDDAFVYKIEVVDGKEQYIAVEDEEEFERVLEEYDSSFEE
- a CDS encoding UPF0158 family protein, with protein sequence MNLVEINMEALIETISHVDDNLGKSFLDTATGEVIYIPTEVSVALENGTLKEDTFDKWLKEFVITAILISEDEVNRYLSTPLIDEDFYISAMKKYVNSIISNSDLKLELKRALISEEPIKSFKHILMDKPNATDGWYEYEDKCIEEFVRTWLMSIGIELKYLN
- a CDS encoding MgtC/SapB family protein — translated: MLVYEVAIRLALAVLVGGLIGYEREYKNRPAGFRTHILVCLGAAVTSMIQLYSIQETTNMILRHPELQNVMKADIGRLGAQVISGVGFLGAGTIIHEKGSVKGLTTAASLWTVACIGLAVGQGYYTLSILSTIFVFIVLVFLKTFEAKLFKNINILKIEIQYVNKKNMVEKLEQYFDGMGIKVKNIDFSIDEEDENPDYSTTMYTILAPRHIKSSGIVQKLCAFEEIYKATIL